Proteins encoded in a region of the Streptomyces sp. NBC_00513 genome:
- a CDS encoding nucleobase:cation symporter-2 family protein, translated as MAATPRFRKDAVAVPEETHPVDETLPPLKMFTSGLQHVAAMYAGVVAPPMIVGPAVGLSATETAFLMGASLFTAGLATLLQTLGFWKIGAKLPFVNGVSFAGVTPMIAIGKGEGVDAIPVIFGAIIVAGLLGFLAAPYFGKLVRFFPPVVTGTVITLIGVSLLPVAFNWSQGGNSTASDYGSMQNIGMAALTLAIVLVMRKFLRGFLQQISILLGLVVGTLIAIPLHMTNFDAIRDADIVGFPTPFHFGAPQFQVAAIISMCIVMLVCMTESTADILALGKIVGRPADAKTIEGGLRADTLGSAVSPLFNGFMCSAFAQNIGLVAMTKVRSRFVVAAGGGILILLGLCPVAASVIGVVPLPVLGGAGIVLFGSVAASGIQTLAGAAMEKGENALIVAASVGIGLIPIAAPGFYHAFPKDLLVVLDSGISTGCVVAILLNLAFNHLGAKKKDEAAQATSEPAFVH; from the coding sequence GTGGCCGCAACGCCCAGGTTTCGCAAAGATGCAGTCGCAGTACCGGAGGAGACGCACCCGGTCGACGAGACCCTGCCTCCGCTGAAAATGTTCACGAGCGGTCTCCAACACGTGGCCGCCATGTACGCGGGTGTCGTCGCCCCGCCCATGATCGTCGGACCCGCCGTCGGTCTCTCCGCCACCGAGACGGCCTTCCTGATGGGCGCCTCGCTCTTCACCGCCGGCCTCGCCACCCTGCTCCAGACCCTCGGGTTCTGGAAGATCGGCGCCAAACTCCCCTTCGTCAACGGCGTCTCCTTCGCCGGTGTCACCCCGATGATCGCCATCGGCAAGGGGGAGGGGGTCGACGCCATCCCCGTCATCTTCGGTGCGATCATCGTCGCCGGACTCCTCGGCTTCCTGGCCGCCCCCTACTTCGGGAAGCTCGTCCGCTTCTTCCCACCCGTCGTCACCGGCACGGTCATCACCCTGATCGGCGTCTCACTGCTCCCGGTGGCGTTCAACTGGTCGCAGGGCGGCAACAGCACCGCCTCCGACTACGGATCGATGCAGAACATCGGCATGGCCGCCCTCACCCTGGCGATCGTGCTGGTCATGCGGAAGTTCCTGCGGGGCTTCCTCCAGCAGATATCCATCCTGCTCGGCCTGGTCGTGGGCACCCTCATCGCGATCCCGCTGCACATGACGAACTTCGACGCCATCCGCGACGCGGACATCGTCGGCTTCCCCACCCCGTTCCACTTCGGCGCCCCGCAGTTCCAGGTCGCGGCCATCATCTCCATGTGCATCGTGATGCTGGTCTGCATGACCGAGTCCACCGCCGACATCCTGGCCCTCGGCAAGATCGTGGGCCGTCCGGCGGACGCGAAGACCATCGAGGGCGGCCTGCGCGCCGACACCCTCGGCAGCGCCGTCAGCCCGCTGTTCAACGGCTTCATGTGCAGTGCCTTCGCCCAGAACATCGGACTCGTCGCGATGACCAAGGTGCGCAGCCGGTTCGTCGTCGCGGCCGGCGGCGGCATCCTGATCCTGCTCGGCCTGTGTCCGGTGGCGGCCTCCGTGATCGGCGTGGTGCCGCTGCCCGTGCTCGGCGGCGCCGGCATCGTCCTCTTCGGCTCGGTCGCCGCCAGCGGCATCCAGACCCTGGCGGGCGCCGCCATGGAGAAGGGCGAGAACGCCCTGATCGTGGCCGCCTCGGTCGGCATCGGCCTGATACCGATCGCCGCCCCCGGCTTCTACCACGCCTTCCCGAAGGACCTGTTGGTCGTCCTCGACTCCGGCATCAGCACCGGCTGCGTCGTGGCGATCCTGCTCAACCTGGCCTTCAACCACCTCGGCGCCAAGAAGAAGGACGAGGCCGCACAGGCCACGTCGGAACCGGCGTTCGTGCACTGA
- a CDS encoding Lrp/AsnC family transcriptional regulator produces MHAAISAVDDTDRALVHALQLAPRASWERLGPVLGARPDTLARRWERMTGAGEAWISGLGLRTGNQSPCMAWVEVTCAAGTAPAVGAALVGDPHTLGVQHTTGARDLLAFVAVPNLHTLYRYLSFRVQRIPGVGATRSSMVTAVHSAPDRWRLDQLSPLQIDQLTGRTRRSTSSAALAGPAPSSMTEEDRPLVLALASDARRSVASLARETGMSESTVRRRLGRLEAGQGLRYSCAMASGVSGWPVSATLWAEVPEHEVADCAAAAIGLRETRTCMSVSGPWNFMISARLRTIAELAHYTSDLSRRLPAMRVTDSAVALHVRKSEAQELDQEGRRVRTVLPDIWTEPTRAA; encoded by the coding sequence ATGCACGCGGCCATTTCCGCCGTGGACGACACCGACCGGGCGCTCGTCCACGCACTCCAGCTCGCGCCCCGGGCGAGCTGGGAGCGGTTGGGGCCGGTGCTCGGCGCCCGCCCCGACACGCTGGCCCGCCGCTGGGAGCGCATGACGGGGGCCGGTGAGGCCTGGATATCGGGGCTGGGGCTGCGTACGGGCAACCAGTCGCCCTGCATGGCCTGGGTGGAGGTGACCTGCGCCGCCGGCACCGCCCCGGCGGTCGGCGCGGCGCTGGTCGGGGACCCGCACACGCTCGGCGTGCAGCACACCACGGGCGCCCGTGACCTGTTGGCGTTCGTGGCCGTCCCGAACCTGCACACGCTGTACCGCTACCTGTCGTTCCGCGTCCAGCGGATCCCCGGGGTGGGCGCGACCCGGTCGTCGATGGTGACGGCGGTGCACAGCGCCCCCGACCGGTGGCGCCTGGATCAACTGTCCCCCCTCCAGATCGATCAGCTGACCGGGCGGACCCGCCGCTCCACGTCGTCGGCGGCCCTCGCCGGCCCGGCGCCGTCGAGCATGACCGAGGAGGACCGGCCGTTGGTGCTGGCGCTGGCTTCGGACGCGCGACGCAGCGTGGCCTCGCTGGCGCGGGAGACCGGCATGAGCGAGTCCACGGTGCGTCGCCGGCTGGGCCGGCTGGAGGCGGGGCAGGGCCTGCGCTACAGCTGCGCGATGGCCTCGGGGGTCTCGGGCTGGCCGGTGTCGGCGACCTTGTGGGCGGAGGTGCCCGAGCACGAGGTGGCCGACTGCGCGGCGGCGGCGATCGGGTTACGCGAGACCCGGACCTGCATGTCCGTCAGCGGGCCCTGGAACTTCATGATCAGTGCGCGGCTGCGCACGATCGCGGAGCTGGCCCACTACACCTCGGACCTCTCGCGCCGGTTGCCGGCGATGCGGGTCACCGACTCGGCGGTGGCGCTCCACGTGCGCAAGTCGGAGGCGCAGGAGTTGGACCAGGAGGGGCGACGCGTGCGCACGGTGCTCCCGGACATCTGGACGGAGCCGACGCGCGCGGCCTGA
- a CDS encoding saccharopine dehydrogenase produces MADVPQLWMRNETRLTERRAPLTPQDAGRLVRQGVRLTVEDSDHRVFPLAAYVDAGCRAAPAGSWADGAAPESAYVLGLKELPPTPELLHHRHVYFGHAYKGQAEAPALLERFAAGGGTLLDLEYLADAQGRRLAAFGYWAGYVGAALAVLQARGLLEGPLTPMPRAELDRRLRASRAVPPPDGVQLRSIVIGGYGRSGRGACDALVTAGVRVTRWDRTDTAHLDRAALLGCDVLVNAVLTTRPVPPFLTSADLDGGPGRDGRRLSVIADITCDTGSPLHLLPVYDRLTDWTTPARRLVDGLRPLDVIAIDNLPSLLPAEAARAFSADLLPKLLALGTGTPDPDWLRCREAFTEAMTTLRPTFVRDGDEQPAA; encoded by the coding sequence ATGGCAGATGTGCCGCAGTTGTGGATGCGCAACGAGACACGCCTCACCGAACGAAGGGCCCCGCTCACCCCCCAGGACGCCGGACGGCTCGTCCGGCAGGGCGTACGACTCACCGTGGAGGACTCCGACCACCGCGTCTTCCCCCTCGCCGCGTACGTGGACGCCGGCTGCCGCGCCGCACCCGCCGGATCCTGGGCGGACGGGGCCGCACCCGAGTCCGCGTACGTCCTGGGCCTCAAGGAACTCCCGCCGACACCCGAGCTGTTGCACCACCGACACGTGTACTTCGGGCACGCGTACAAGGGCCAGGCCGAGGCCCCGGCGCTGCTGGAGCGGTTCGCGGCGGGCGGCGGGACCCTGCTCGACCTGGAGTACCTGGCCGACGCCCAGGGCCGCAGGCTCGCCGCCTTCGGGTACTGGGCGGGCTACGTGGGCGCGGCGCTGGCCGTGCTCCAGGCGCGGGGGCTGCTCGAAGGCCCGCTGACACCGATGCCCCGGGCCGAACTCGACCGCCGATTACGCGCCTCGCGAGCCGTTCCCCCACCCGACGGGGTACAGCTGCGGTCCATCGTGATCGGAGGGTACGGGCGCAGCGGGCGCGGCGCCTGCGACGCCCTGGTCACCGCCGGCGTACGGGTCACCCGGTGGGACCGCACCGACACCGCCCACCTGGACCGCGCCGCCCTGCTCGGCTGCGACGTCCTGGTCAACGCGGTGCTCACCACCCGACCCGTACCGCCCTTCCTCACCTCCGCCGACCTGGACGGCGGGCCCGGCCGTGACGGGCGACGCCTCTCGGTGATCGCCGACATCACCTGCGACACGGGTTCGCCGCTGCACCTGCTGCCCGTCTACGACCGGCTCACCGACTGGACGACCCCGGCCCGCCGGCTGGTCGACGGCCTGCGACCGCTCGACGTCATCGCCATCGACAACCTGCCGTCCCTCCTCCCGGCCGAAGCCGCCCGGGCGTTCTCGGCGGACCTGCTGCCCAAACTGCTGGCCCTGGGGACCGGTACCCCGGACCCCGATTGGCTGCGCTGCCGGGAGGCCTTCACCGAGGCCATGACCACACTGCGACCGACCTTCGTCCGCGACGGCGACGAGCAACCCGCCGCATAG
- a CDS encoding GDSL-type esterase/lipase family protein produces MIGFRNTGKGRTGSRVRRLAGAALILPLTAAAIVTGGAGTSAASPGNGPTAVVSLGDSYISGEAGRWKGNSLTNGGSRNGTDRAWISGSSYDPSKVYGATAGGCHRSDSAEVRSAGPIADVAVNLACSGAVSDNVFRASNGGVSFKGEAPQADQLAAVAASHDVKVIVLSIGGNDLGFADIIEECAFDFVLWGSYCHDDQQESVDGKMDGVMAKVGKSVDEIRAVMRGAGYADSSYRVVLQSYPSPIPRGAENRYPQSDWSRLNSGGCPFWNRDSDWARDALVPQIADRLGAVAAAKGVQFLDLRDMMQGREVCAKASRQVTSTTAASARTSEWARWIDSSETQGLIQESMHPNHFGQLAAGRCLALAAARPATSRDSCKNTAGGDQSGMYLTPAP; encoded by the coding sequence GTGATCGGATTCCGCAACACCGGCAAGGGCCGGACCGGCAGTCGTGTGCGACGACTGGCCGGGGCCGCACTGATCCTCCCCCTCACCGCCGCCGCGATCGTGACCGGCGGGGCGGGAACGTCCGCGGCGAGCCCGGGCAACGGGCCCACCGCGGTGGTCTCCCTGGGCGACAGCTACATCTCCGGCGAGGCCGGCCGGTGGAAGGGCAACAGCCTGACCAACGGCGGCAGCCGCAACGGCACCGACCGGGCCTGGATCAGCGGCAGTTCCTACGATCCCTCCAAGGTGTACGGCGCCACCGCCGGCGGCTGCCACCGGTCGGACTCGGCCGAGGTGCGCAGCGCCGGGCCGATCGCCGACGTGGCCGTGAACCTGGCGTGTTCCGGGGCGGTGTCGGACAACGTCTTCCGGGCGTCCAACGGCGGGGTGTCCTTCAAGGGCGAGGCCCCGCAGGCCGATCAGCTCGCCGCCGTGGCCGCGAGCCACGACGTCAAGGTGATCGTGCTGTCCATCGGCGGGAACGATCTCGGCTTCGCCGACATCATCGAGGAGTGCGCCTTCGACTTCGTCCTCTGGGGCTCCTACTGCCACGACGACCAACAGGAGTCCGTCGACGGGAAGATGGACGGGGTGATGGCCAAGGTGGGCAAGTCCGTCGACGAGATCCGGGCGGTGATGCGCGGCGCCGGGTACGCGGACTCCTCGTACCGCGTCGTCCTGCAGTCCTACCCCTCGCCGATCCCGCGGGGCGCCGAGAACCGGTACCCGCAGAGCGACTGGAGCCGGTTGAACTCCGGCGGCTGCCCCTTCTGGAACCGGGACTCCGACTGGGCGCGGGACGCGCTGGTGCCGCAGATCGCCGATCGGTTGGGCGCGGTGGCCGCCGCCAAGGGCGTGCAGTTCCTGGACCTGCGGGACATGATGCAGGGGCGCGAGGTGTGCGCGAAGGCCAGCAGGCAGGTGACCTCCACGACCGCCGCGTCCGCACGGACGAGCGAGTGGGCGCGCTGGATCGACAGCAGTGAGACGCAGGGACTGATCCAGGAGTCCATGCACCCGAACCACTTCGGGCAACTGGCCGCCGGACGTTGCCTGGCCCTGGCCGCGGCCCGGCCGGCGACGTCCCGGGACAGTTGCAAGAACACCGCCGGGGGCGACCAGAGCGGGATGTACCTGACGCCCGCCCCGTAG